GCCCTCTTGATTCGCATGGTAGAGAACTACCCCGATACGGTGGAGCGGCTGGCGCGGCTTTCGTGAGGGCAGGGAGGCATGCCTTACATTCCGCAGGTCGGCGAGATAATTTGGCGTGAATGAGCCGCCTAGTTTTTTGATCGAAATGCCTGCTCTGACATGCCAAGGAGGCTGAGCACCTGGCGCTGAAAATCCGTCCGATTGGCGTCGAAGACCTGAATGGTGCGCCCTTCCCGGAGAAGTCTATGTCGCTCAACGAGGCTGAAGAGACGTAAGACCTGTTCAGCGGTAGGGCGAGCGCATGGGCGTTGCTCAGGATAGAGCGGGAGCTCCTCGATACCCTCCCGCTCCATGGCAAGACGCAGCTCACGCTCCATGAGGGACTGGACGAGAAGCGCAAGGAAGTACACCGTGAAGAGCGCCTCGATTCGGCCCTCGTCTTTGAGAAACACGGGGGCAATCTCGTGCACGGTCTTGATCTGCTCGAACCGCTTCTCAATCATAGGTTGGCCCTTGTGCGCCTGAAGAACTTCGGCCGATGATAGAGTGCGATCGTTGGTCATCCGCGGGTACATGCCGTCGCTCTTGTGATCGTAGGCGATAGCTTCTTCGTCCGTAATCCATTCGATGTCGAAGCGGCGCTTGGTGATCGGATTGGACCTGTCTATCGTAGCCTAAACCATAAGGCGGGCAAGGTAGCCAGACCGTAAGATCGACCGGGAATCGGCAGGATCAGGAACGCGTCTTTCCGGTCGATTTCAGGGCTTCGGCGATGGCGCTGAGCGGCAAGACCAGTTTTCGGGGATCGTCCAGTAACGGGAGCGCGCCGAAGCGTCCATACCAGCGCGCCGCAGCCTCGTCTTTGGCGTCGATGGCAAGGGCAACGCCCCCTACTTCCGTAGCGACAGCCAGCGCGCGTTCGCCGGCCGCGAGCAGCAATTCCCCTCCGAGCCCCTGGCGTTGTATGGTGAGATCCACGGCAAGCCGACCCAAGCGGAATATGGGTACGTCATAGTGCCCGAGTCGGCGGGTGATCTCGGCGGGAACGTGAGCAAACGCGATAGAACCTGGGCTTATCGTGTAATAGCCGAGAATGTGGTTGGGCTGTTCTGGTGGTACGGCTACAAAGGTCTTGGCCCCGCCGGAGGCATGGTTCTGGCGGGCGTAACGGTCGAGATAGGTATTGAGCTCGGGGATGCCGCAATCGAAGGCTTTGCGGTCGTGCCGCCGATCAATGGCCTTTTCGTGCCAATCCACGCCATAATCACTTTCGGGTGGCACGGCGCCGAGCGGCGGCTCGAAGGGCCGCGGTCGGCTTAGGCGGATGCTCCAGCAACTCGAGCACGCGCCGACTGTCACGTTCACTCAGTGCAATACGCTCAGCACGGTCGACGACGCCGCGCGCGGCGGGTAACACAGCACGCATAATAAAGCTCGTCACGTCCAGCCGCTCATAAGCGGCTGCCGCCGCCAGAAGCTGCTTCTCTTCCCTAGTGGCCCTCAATTCAATCCGGCCCTCCCTAACTGCGGTCGTTGCCATAAAAAGCCCCAAAGTCTTTCTGTACGTACGTATGGTACCCGTACATAAGAGGTAGCGTCAACAAACGGGCGCCAATGCCAGCAATTCTCAATGTGAAGCGACAGCGCCTGGATCACCCGGTGACGATGCAAGAATGCGTCTGTCTGGACGCGCCTGTGCCGGATGTTGGGCGCCTTCTCGTCATGCGGGACGCCACCCGGTGACGATGCAAGAATGCGTCTGTCTGGACGCGCCTGTGCCGGATGTTGGGCGCCTTCTCGTCATGCGGGACGCCACTCGGTGCCCATGATCAGCGCCACATTGAGAATTGCTGCGCCAATGCCGAACGGCAACGGTTTGTCGCCCGCATTTACCCCGTGGCGAGAACAGGGTGTCCGCTTGTGTCTATCCGGCGGCGCGCAGCTCGCTCGCCTGGGCACCGCGGCCTTGGGCCCAGCGATCGTGGAGACGCACCACCTCGCCTATGATGATGAGCGTGGGCGGCTCAATGGCCTCTTGGGCGACGATGTCGGGGAGGTCGGCGAGGGTGCCGGTGAGCACGCGTTGTTTCGGGGTCGTACCCCGTTCGATCAACGCCGCCGGGGTGGAGCGAGGCAGGCCG
The DNA window shown above is from Acidiferrobacter sp. SPIII_3 and carries:
- a CDS encoding GNAT family N-acetyltransferase — protein: MDWHEKAIDRRHDRKAFDCGIPELNTYLDRYARQNHASGGAKTFVAVPPEQPNHILGYYTISPGSIAFAHVPAEITRRLGHYDVPIFRLGRLAVDLTIQRQGLGGELLLAAGERALAVATEVGGVALAIDAKDEAAARWYGRFGALPLLDDPRKLVLPLSAIAEALKSTGKTRS
- a CDS encoding DUF1778 domain-containing protein → MATTAVREGRIELRATREEKQLLAAAAAYERLDVTSFIMRAVLPAARGVVDRAERIALSERDSRRVLELLEHPPKPTAALRAAARRRATRK